The following proteins are co-located in the Candidatus Omnitrophota bacterium genome:
- a CDS encoding FtsW/RodA/SpoVE family cell cycle protein — LLRVSVVSGAALAPLGWIALKEYQKQRILSFWNPDADPLGAGYTVIQSKIAVGSGGLLGKGWLSGTQNQLNFLPERHTDFIFSVIGEEWGFVGSLVLLFLFGLLFYRIYRVGLKAVDWEGRLLCVGVIVWISTQVLINICMTIGLMPVVGLPLPFLSKGGSHVMSTWFALGLVLSVSRTARR, encoded by the coding sequence GCCTGCTGCGGGTCAGTGTTGTCTCCGGGGCGGCTTTGGCGCCCCTGGGCTGGATCGCACTCAAGGAATATCAGAAGCAGCGCATCCTGTCCTTCTGGAATCCTGATGCAGATCCGCTGGGTGCGGGCTATACCGTGATCCAGTCGAAGATTGCGGTGGGTTCCGGAGGATTACTGGGCAAGGGCTGGCTTTCAGGGACCCAAAACCAACTCAATTTTCTTCCCGAACGCCATACGGACTTTATCTTTTCCGTTATTGGAGAAGAGTGGGGTTTTGTCGGCTCTTTGGTTCTGTTGTTCCTATTTGGTTTGCTCTTTTACCGGATCTACCGTGTAGGTCTCAAGGCGGTTGATTGGGAGGGGCGCCTGCTATGTGTGGGCGTGATTGTCTGGATTTCCACCCAGGTCCTGATCAATATTTGCATGACCATCGGTTTAATGCCTGTGGTGGGATTGCCTCTGCCTTTCTTGAGCAAGGGCGGCTCGCATGTGATGAGCACCTGGTTTGCGCTGGGTCTGGTTTTGAGCGTATCCCGGACGGCTCGAAGGTAG